One stretch of Cygnus olor isolate bCygOlo1 unplaced genomic scaffold, bCygOlo1.pri.v2 scaffold_170_ctg1, whole genome shotgun sequence DNA includes these proteins:
- the ARHGAP35 gene encoding rho GTPase-activating protein 35 has translation MMMARKQDVRIPTYNISVVGLSGTEKEKGQCGIGKSCLCNRFVRPSADEFHLDHTSVLSTSDFGGRVVNNDHFLYWGEVVRSLEDCAECKMHVVEQTEFIDDQTFQPHRSTALQPYIKRAAATKLASAEKLMYFCTDQLGLEQDFEQKQMPDGKLLVDGFLLCIDVSRGMNRNFDDQLKFVSNLYNQLAKTKKPIVVVLTKCDEGVERYIRDAHTFALSKKNLQVVETSARSNVNIDLAFNTLVQLVDKSRGKTKIIPYFEALKQQSQQIAAAKDKYEWLVSRIVKNHNETWSNVSRKMQSSAEYQEYVYLEGTQKAKKLFLQHVHRLKQEHIERRRKMYLAKLPQAFEALIPDLDEIDHLSCVKVEKLLEAKPDFLKWFVVLEETPWDATSHIDNMENERIPFDLMETQPAEQLYEAHLEKLRNERKRAEMRRAFKENLETSPFITPGKPWEEARSFIMNEDFYMWLEESIYMDIYSKHQKQIIEKAKEEFQELLLEYSELFYELELDAKPSKEKMGVIQDVLGEEQRFKALQKLQAERDALILKHIHFVYHPTKETCPSCPDCIDSKIEHLVSSCFIRPSERNQKNLLSDANIDRINLVILGKDGLARELANEIRALCTNDDKYVIEGKMYELSLRPIEGNVRLPVNAFQTPTFQPHGCLCLYNSKESLSYVVESIEKSRESTIGRRENHLAHLPLTLMLVNKRGDTSGETLHSLVQQGQQIASKLQCVFLDPASAGIAYGRNINEKQISQVLKGLLDSKRNLNLVSSTSSIKDLADVDLRIVMCLMCGDPFDADDLLAPILQSQTYRPSPCGSSSSILLELAVGPHRRRLELSLLSYHSSFSVRKSRLVHGYIVFYAAKRKASLAMLRAFLCEVQDIIPVQLVALTDGAVDILDNDLSREQLTEGEEIAQEIDGKFTAIPCSQPQHKLEIFHSFFKDVVEKKNIIEATHMYDNVAEACSTTEEVFNSPRAGSPLCNSNLQDSEEDIEPPTYSPFREDTAVPALPKDHSKLSMELEGNDSLSFISVMSTFESKLNNKVPPPVKPKPPVHFDITKGDLSYLEQGHRDGQRKSVSSSSWLPTDGFDPSDYAEPMDAVVKPRNEEENIYSVPHDSTQGKIITIRNINKTQSNGSGNGSDSEMDTSSLERGRKVSAVSKPVLYRTRCTRLGRFASYRTSFSVGSDDELGPIRKKEEDQSSQGYKGDNAVIPYESADGEDPRRRNILRSLRRTTKKPKPKPRPSITKAMWESNYFGVPLSSVVTPEKPIPIFIERCIEYIEATGLSTEGIYRVSGNKSEMESLQRQFDQDHSLDLAEKDFTVNTVAGAMKSFFSELPDPLVPYNMQIELVEAHKINDREQKLHALKEVLRKFPKENYEVFKYVIGHLNKVSHNHRVNLMTSENLSICFWPTLMRPDFSTMDALTATRTYQTIIELFIQQCPFFFYNRPILDTPSAAPGSPSAAPTGAPFLPAAPGTAQPSPPQTPPPSPQSPVQPLLPAPLHAEQHSL, from the exons ATGATGATGGCAAGAAAGCAAGATGTTCGCATTCCCACCTATAACATTAGCGTGGTGGGGTTGTCGGGGACGGAGAAGGAGAAGGGGCAGTGCGGCATTGGGAAATCCTGCCTTTGCAACCGCTTCGTCCGGCCCAGCGCCGACGAGTTTCACCTGGACCACACTTCGGTCCTCAGCACCAGTGACTTTGGGGGAAGGGTCGTCAATAACGACCACTTCCTCTACTGGGGGGAGGTCGTGCGCTCCCTGGAGGACTGCGCCGAGTGTAAAATGCACGTGGTGGAGCAGACGGAGTTTATCGACGACCAGACCTTTCAGCCTCACCGCAGCACGGCCCTGCAGCCCTACATCAAGCGGGCTGCGGCGACCAAGCTGGCGTCGGCTGAAAAGCTCATGTACTTTTGCACTGATCAGCTCGGGCTGGAGCAGGACTTTGAACAAAAACAGATGCCGGACGGAAAGCTGCTGGTCGAtggctttcttctttgcattGACGTTAGCAGGGGTATGAACAGGAACTTTGACGATCAGCTGAAATTCGTTTCGAACCTTTACAATCAGCTCGCGAAAACGAAAAAGCCCATCGTGGTGGTCCTGACGAAGTGTGACGAGGGCGTGGAGCGGTACATTAGGGATGCACATACTTTTGCCTTAAGCAAAAAGAACCTCCAGGTGGTGGAGACGTCGGCCAGATCCAACGTGAACATCGACCTGGCCTTCAACACCTTAGTGCAGCTAGTCGACAAAAGCCGgggaaagacaaaaatcatCCCCTACTTCGAAGCTTTGAAACAGCAAAGCCAGCAGATTGCTGCCGCTAAGGACAAGTACGAGTGGCTGGTGAGCCGTATCGTCAAGAACCACAACGAGACGTGGTCGAACGTCAGCCGCAAGATGCAGTCCTCGGCGGAGTACCAGGAGTACGTCTACCTGGAGGGAACGCAGAAGGCCAAGAAGCTCTTCCTACAGCACGTCCACCGCCTCAAGCAGGAGCACATCGAGCGCAGGAGGAAGATGTATCTCGCCAAGCTCCCTCAGGCGTTCGAGGCCCTCATCCCGGACCTGGACGAGATCGATCACCTGAGCTGCGTGAAGGTGGAGAAGCTCTTAGAGGCGAAGCCGGACTTTCTGAAGTGGTTTGTCGTCCTGGAGGAGACCCCCTGGGACGCCACGAGCCACATCGACAACATGGAGAACGAGCGCATCCCTTTCGACCTGATGGAGACCCAGCCCGCCGAGCAGCTTTATGAGGCTCACTTGGAGAAGCTGAGGAACGAGAGGAAAAGAGCGGAGATGAGGagagctttcaaagaaaacctGGAGACTTCCCCTTTCATCACGCCTGGGAAGCCCTGGGAGGAAGCCCGCAGTTTCATCATGAACGAGGATTTCTACATGTGGCTGGAGGAGTCTATCTACATGGATATCTACAGCAAGCACCAAAAACAGATCATCGAGAAGGCCAAGGAGGAGTttcaggagctgctcctggagTACTCGGAGCTGTTCTACGAGCTGGAGCTCGACGCCAAACCCAGCAAGGAGAAGATGGGCGTCATCCAGGACGTGCTGGGAGAAGAGCAGCGGTTCAAAGCCTTGCAGAAGCTGCAGGCCGAGCGGGACGCCCTGATCTTGAAGCACATCCATTTTGTCTACCACCCGACGAAGGAGACGTGCCCGAGCTGCCCGGATTGCATCGACTCCAAGATCGAGCACCTGGTCAGCTCCTGCTTCATCAGGCCGTCCGAGCGCAACCAGAAGAACTTGCTCTCGGACGCCAACATCGACAGGATTAACCTGGTGATCCTGGGCAAGGACGGGCTGGCGCGTGAGCTGGCCAACGAGATCCGGGCGCTGTGCACCAACGACGACAAGTACGTGATCGAGGGCAAGATGTACGAGCTGTCCCTGCGGCCAATCGAGGGCAACGTCCGGCTGCCCGTCAACGCCTTCCAGACGCCCACCTTCCAGCCCCACGGCTGCCTCTGCCTCTACAACTCCAAGGAGTCGCTCTCCTACGTCGTGGAAAGCATCGAGAAGAGCAGGGAGTCGACCATCGGCCGGAGGGAGAATCACTTGGCCCACCTTCCCCTGACCCTGATGCTGGTCAACAAGAGAGGGGACACGAGCGGCGAGACGCTCCACAGCCTGgtccagcagggccagcagaTCGCGAGCAAGCTGCAGTGCGTCTTCCTCGACCCCGCGTCCGCGGGCATCGCCTACGGCCGTAACATCAACGAGAAGCAGATCAGCCAGGTTCTGAAGGGGCTGCTGGACTCGAAGCGCAACCTCAACCTCGTCAGCTCCACGTCCAGCATCAAGGACCTGGCGGACGTGGACCTGCGGATCGTCATGTGCTTGATGTGCGGCGATCCCTTCGACGCCGACGACCTCCTCGCGCCCATCCTGCAGTCGCAGACGTACCGGCCCTCGCCGtgcggcagcagcagctccatccTCCTCGAGCTGGCCGTCGGGCCGCACAGGCGGCGCCTGGAGCTCTCGCTGCTTTCCTACCACTCGTCGTTCAGCGTCAGGAAAAGCCGCCTCGTCCACGGGTACATCGTGTTCTACGCAGCGAAGCGCAAGGCGTCCTTGGCCATGCTCCGTGCCTTCCTGTGCGAGGTGCAGGACATCATCCCCGTGCAGCTCGTGGCGCTCACGGACGGCGCCGTCGACATCCTGGACAATGAcctgagcagggagcagctcacCGAGGGCGAGGAGATCGCCCAGGAGATCGACGGCAAGTTCACCGCCATACCCTGCAGCCAGCCGCAGCACAAGCTCGAGATCTTCCACTCGTTTTTCAAGGACgtggtggagaaaaaaaacatcatcgAAGCCACCCACATGTACGACAACGTGGCCGAGGCGTGCAGCACGACGGAGGAAGTGTTCAACTCGCCTCGGGCGGGCTCGCCGCTCTGCAACTCCAACCTGCAGGACTCGGAGGAGGACATCGAGCCCCCGACCTACAGCCCCTTCAGGGAGGACACGGCTGTGCCCGCCCTGCCCAAAGACCACTCGAAGCTCTCCATGGAGCTGGAGGGGAACGACAGCTTGTCTTTCATCTCCGTCATGAGCACTTTTGAAAGCAAGCTGAACAACAAAGTACCTCCTCCTGTGAAACCAAAGCCCCCCGTGCATTTTGACATCACGAAGGGGGATCTGTCGTATTTGGAGCAGGGGCATCGGGACGGGCAGAGGAAGTCCGTGTCTTCCAGTAGCTGGCTGCCCACAGATGGCTTCGATCCCTCCGACTACGCCGAGCCGATGGACGCCGTGGTCAAGCCGAGGAACGAGGAGGAGAACATCTACTCCGTGCCCCACGACAGCACGCAGGGCAAGATCATCACCATCCGCAACATCAACAAGACCCAGTCGAACGGCAGCGGCAACGGCTCAGACAGCGAGATGGACACGAGCTCGCTGGAGCGGGGCCGCAAGGTGTCGGCCGTTAGCAAGCCCGTGCTGTATCGGACGCGCTGCACGAGGCTCGGCCGCTTTGCCAGCTACCGGACCAGCTTCAGCGTGGGCAGCGACGATGAGCTGGGGCCGATTCggaagaaggaggaagaccAGAGCTCCCAAGGGTATAAGGGCGACAACGCCGTTATCCCCTACGAGTCGGCGGACGGGGAGGATCCCCGGCGGAGGAACATCCTGCGCAGCTTGAGGAGGACAACGAAG AAACCAAAGCCCAAGCCTCGGCCGTCCATCACGAAGGCGATGTGGGAAAGCAACTACTTCGGGGTGCCTCTGAGCAGCGTGGTAACTCCGGAGAAACCCATCCCCATCTTCATCGAGAGGTGCATCGAGTACATCGAGGCCACAG GGCTGAGCACCGAAGGCATCTATCGCGTGAGCGGCAACAAGTCCGAGATGGAGAGCTTGCAGCGGCAGTTTGACCAGG ATCACAGCCTGGAcctggcagagaaggatttCACCGTGAACACTGTGGCCGGGGCCATGAAGAGTTTCTTCTCGGAGCTGCCCGACCCCCTGGTCCCGTACAACATGCAGATCGAGCTGGTGGAGGCCCACA AAATCAACGACCGGGAGCAGAAGCTCCACGCGCTGAAGGAGGTGCTGAGGAAGTTTCCCAAGGAGAACTACGAGGTCTTCAAATACGTCATCGGGCACTTGAACAA GGTCAGCCACAACCACCGGGTGAACCTGATGACGAGCGAGAACCTCTCCATCTGCTTCTGGCCCACGCTGATGAGACCCGACTTCAGCACCATGGACGCCCTGACGGCCACCCGCACCTACCAGACAATCATCGAACTCTTCATCCAGCAGTGCCCCTTCTTTTTCTACAACCGGCCCATCCTCGACACCCCCAGTGCCGCCCCCGGCTCTCCATCCGCCGCCCCCACCGGCgcccccttcctccccgccGCGCCGGGCACGGCCCAGCCTTctcccccccagacccctccGCCGTCACCGCAGTCGCCCGTCCAGCCTctcctcccggccccgctccacGCGGAGCAGCACTCGCTGTGA